In Alkalihalobacillus sp. AL-G, the genomic stretch GATAAAGTGCCGGTCCCTTTTACCTGAAAGTAAGGAACCGGCACTTTAAACATTAATTAATATTCAAATTTGTTATGATCAATAATCTGAATCTGATGTTTCGTCATTTACGATTGCAATACCTGAACTTGCACCGATTCTTGTTGCACCTGCTTCAATCATTGCAATAGCTGTTTCACGGTCACGCACTGCACCGCTTGCTTTCACTCCGATTTCAGGGCCAACAACTTTACGCATCAGAGCAATGTCCTCTACAGTAGCTCCACCAGTTGAAAATCCTGTAGACGTCTTAACAAAGTCTGCCCCTGCTTTTACAGAAAGCTCACAAGCTTGTTTCTTCTCCTCCTCGGTTAATAGGCACGTTTCAATGATTACTTTAGTTAATGCTTTTCCTTTAGCAGCTTCAACAACAGCACGGATGTCCTCTTCCACAAGATGATAATCCTTGCTTTTGAGTGCACCGATATTGATTACCATATCAACCTCAGTCGCTCCATTGTCAATTGCATTTTTCGTTTCGAATGCCTTCGTTTCAGGAGTTGATGCTCCTAACGGGAAACCGATAACGGTACAAACTTTAACTTGTGTATCCTTTAATAGTTCAAAAGATGTCGCTACCCAAGTTGGATTCACGCAAACAGAAGCAAATGTATACTCTTTCGCTTCTTCACACAGTTTTACAATTTCTTCTTTTGTC encodes the following:
- the deoC gene encoding deoxyribose-phosphate aldolase, whose amino-acid sequence is MNIAQMIDHTALKPATTKEEIVKLCEEAKEYTFASVCVNPTWVATSFELLKDTQVKVCTVIGFPLGASTPETKAFETKNAIDNGATEVDMVINIGALKSKDYHLVEEDIRAVVEAAKGKALTKVIIETCLLTEEEKKQACELSVKAGADFVKTSTGFSTGGATVEDIALMRKVVGPEIGVKASGAVRDRETAIAMIEAGATRIGASSGIAIVNDETSDSDY